A window of the Miscanthus floridulus cultivar M001 chromosome 14, ASM1932011v1, whole genome shotgun sequence genome harbors these coding sequences:
- the LOC136503321 gene encoding uncharacterized protein — translation MVPRASVSSPVFLGGGGGDALGPAIARPGAEADMPEARALGKLAISPVGSTTEVEQAAVGATQPPPQRVEGAPESSEEAPALAPRKALKVSTSSTAQWVVEAQAAIQRDAASARADPKESVAQGGAAEAATEQAEGEEPTPRKAEARESDEAEVPSVAEATEAEAEALRTSEAEAIEAGASRTTEAEVAEARAPRTTEAEVAEVGVGAAEPAAWARQSRWPRKRR, via the exons ATGGTGCCCAGGGCGTCGGTGAGCAGCCCGGTgtttctaggaggaggaggaggggacgcCTTGGGGCCGGCGATCGCccgccccggggccgaggccgacatgcccgaggccCGAGCGTTAGGGAAGCTAgccatcagcccggtgggctcaacgacggaggtggagcaggcggcagTGGGGGCAACACAACCACCCccgcagagggtcgagggggcgccgGAGTCCAGCGAGG AGGCGCCCGCCTTGGCtccacgtaaggcgctcaaggtgagcaccagctccactgcccaatgggtggtggaggcacaagccgccatacaacgtgacgcggcatcggcgagggccgacccgaaggagtcggtcgcccaaggaggggctgctgaGGCGGCCACGGAGCAAGCGGAGGGGGAGGAACCTACGCCCCGCAAGGCCGAGGCCCGCGAGTCGGATGAAGCCGAGGTGCCCTCAGTCGCTGAGGCTACCGAGGCCGAAGCCGAGGCCCTTAGGACTTCTGAGGCTGAGGCGATAGAGGCCGGGGCatccaggaccaccgaggctgaggtggcggaggccagagcccctagGACCACGGAGGCCGAGGTGGCAGAGGTTGGCGTGGGCGCGGCGGAGCCAGCGGCGTGGGCACGGCAGAGCCGATGGCCCAGGAAGCGGAGATGA